The proteins below come from a single Mya arenaria isolate MELC-2E11 chromosome 8, ASM2691426v1 genomic window:
- the LOC128243166 gene encoding probable malonyl-CoA-acyl carrier protein transacylase, mitochondrial, giving the protein MSLKTAIRPTMFTYRAVHFHRQFFKLNLFKRLCSSNSDNGKGPSDNESKKSLNKADLFIPNRIKKRIEQKGLSLDDVEIYRGEKTSASSPDFLNTQSFPEDFSSTTTEPSDYQFPSEFDKYRQERRRQEKHAYRPTSIDPEDTSILFFPGQGSQFVGMGKKLLKYPGVEEIYHRASSILGYDLLNVCINGPKETLDKTLFCQPAVVVTSLAAIEKLREENPKALEHVVGSAGFSVGEITALAASEMISFDDAIQLVKFRAEAMQVASDKAAGGMLTVICNHKTKLKTAMVAAKEYCRTKLGIEDPTCSIANFLCLNVKVVAGDDAALTFLEQYGKEFDIVRMKRLPVSGAFHTDMMRQGIEGSREGKRFKKMFWNLQLNKPKFPVHRNYDGKIIQADEHLQQKEVNMLLKQYRTPVKWEQTLHILYTRPKETGFPRTYEVGPGKQLGVLLKNVNNLAYQGYKNVEV; this is encoded by the exons GGACCAAGTGATAATGAAAGTAAGAAGTCATTAAATAAAGCTGACCTTTTTATTCCAAACAGAATAAAGAAACGAATTGAACAAAAGGGATTAAGTTTGGATGATGTTGAAATTTACAGAGGTGAGAAAACATCTGCATCATCTCCAGACTTTCTTAACACACAAAGCTTTCCGGAAGATTTCTCCTCAACAACCACAGAACCATCAGATTACCAGTTTCCTTcagaatttgataaatatagACAAGAACGCCGCAGACAGGAGAAGCATGCTTACCGACCAACATCTATTGATCCTGAGGATACTTCTATATTGTTTTTCCCAGGTCAAGGTAGTCAGTTTGTTGGAATGGGCAAGAAACTTTTGAAATACCCAGGAGTTGAAGAAATATATCACAGGGCTAGTTCTATTCTTGGTTATGATTTACTCAATGTGTGTATCAATGGACCCAAAGAGACATTAGACAAAACTTTGTTCTGCCAGCCAGCTGTTGTAGTGACATCATTGGCAGCTATCGAAAAACTAAGAGAAGAAAATCCAAAG GCCTTGGAACATGTAGTTGGTTCAGCAGGATTCAGTGTAGGAGAGATAACAGCACTTGCAGCCAGTGAAATGATTTCCTTTGATGAtg CAATACAACTCGTAAAATTTAGAGCTGAGGCCATGCAGGTTGCCTCTGACAAGGCAGCGGGTGGGATGTTAACTGTGATATGTAACCACAAGACAAAGCTGAAGACGGCAATGGTGGCTGCCAAGGAGTATTGTAGGACTAAGTTGGGCATTGAGGATCCCACCTGTAGTATAGCCAACTTTCTCTGCCTCAATGTGAAAGTTGTGGCAGGAGACGATGCT GCCCTTACTTTTCTGGAGCAGTATGGCAAGGAGTTTGATATCGTACGCATGAAGCGGCTGCCTGTGTCTGGGGCATTTCACACTGACATGATGCGACAGGGTATTGAAGGATCCCGAGAAGGGAAAAGATTTAAGAAGATGTTCTGGAATCTTCAGTTAAACAAGCCCAAATTTCCTGTGCACCGCAATTATGACGGCAAAAT AATTCAAGCAGACGAACATTTACAGCAGAAGGAGGTGAATATGTTATTGAAGCAGTACAGAACACCTGTGAAGTGGGAACAAACCTTGCACATCCTGTACACGAGGCCGAAGGAAACTGGCTTCCCGCGCACATACGAAGTTGGGCCAGGGAAGCAGCTTGGGGTCTTGTTGAAGAATGTTAATAATTTGGCTTATCAGGGGTACAAGAATGTTGAAGTTTGA